The Oscillospiraceae bacterium genome contains a region encoding:
- a CDS encoding putative pre-16S rRNA nuclease — protein sequence MKIMAVDYGDARTGLAVCDRTEFLASPVGQIEEKSMAKVAEKIIYASREFDVGMIVIGLPRNMDGTEGARAEKTRKLAGLVELGAGVPIRFWDERRTTVTAAAQLTEAGTFGKKRKDKLDAVSAAVILDAFLAWRKNHPEEQ from the coding sequence ATGAAGATCATGGCAGTGGACTACGGCGACGCCCGCACGGGCCTTGCGGTGTGCGACCGCACGGAATTTTTGGCGAGCCCGGTGGGGCAGATCGAGGAAAAAAGCATGGCCAAGGTGGCCGAAAAAATCATTTACGCCAGCCGTGAGTTTGATGTGGGGATGATCGTGATCGGCCTGCCCCGGAACATGGACGGCACCGAGGGCGCCCGCGCGGAAAAGACCCGCAAGCTGGCGGGGCTGGTGGAACTGGGCGCGGGCGTGCCCATCCGCTTTTGGGACGAGCGCCGCACCACGGTTACGGCGGCGGCCCAGCTTACCGAGGCGGGCACCTTTGGCAAAAAGCGCAAGGACAAGCTGGATGCGGTGAGCGCCGCGGTGATACTGGACGCTTTTTTGGCCTGGCGCAAGAACCACCCGGAGGAACAGTAA
- the lysS gene encoding lysine--tRNA ligase: MEPNEVKNKAAEVAEELTEKAYNELVAVRRDKLKNLQEAGCDPFQRTKYPQDSYAADIKAEFAHLEPEQETGKTVCLAGRMMSKRVMGKASFADLRDHSGDIQLYVRRDVVGEEEYAAFKKCDIGDVIGVKGEVFRTKMGEISVRCTEVLLLAKSLLPLPEKFHGLKDQEMRYRQRYVDLIVNPEVKDTFVRRSRILREIRAYLDGKGFLEVDTPILLPLEIGAAARPFVTHHNTLDIDMYLRVETELALKRLIVGGFDRVYEVGRIFRNEGMDTRHNPEFTSIELYQAYTDYKGIMDLVEDLYKHLAKTVCGSLVIPYQGKQIDLGHWERLTMAEAVKQYAGVDYYAWESDEAARADAKAHHVEVPADATKGAVLVEFFDAYVEEHLIQPTFIYDYPVENSPLAKRKADDPAFTERFEYFINATEFGNAFSELNDPIDQKGRFERQVAARKAANPADTCQVDYDYVNALEYGLPPTGGLGFGVDRLIMLLTDSASIRDVLLFPTMKPVE, translated from the coding sequence ATGGAGCCAAATGAAGTGAAGAACAAGGCGGCCGAAGTGGCTGAGGAGCTCACCGAAAAGGCCTATAACGAGCTGGTGGCCGTGCGCCGCGACAAGCTCAAAAATTTGCAGGAAGCGGGGTGCGACCCCTTCCAGCGCACAAAATACCCCCAGGATTCCTACGCGGCCGACATCAAGGCGGAGTTTGCGCACCTGGAACCGGAGCAGGAAACCGGCAAAACCGTGTGCCTGGCCGGCCGCATGATGAGCAAGCGGGTGATGGGCAAGGCCAGCTTTGCCGACCTGCGCGACCACTCGGGCGACATCCAGCTGTATGTGCGCCGGGACGTGGTGGGCGAAGAGGAGTACGCCGCCTTTAAAAAGTGCGACATCGGCGACGTGATCGGCGTGAAGGGCGAGGTGTTCCGCACCAAAATGGGCGAGATCAGCGTGCGCTGCACCGAGGTGCTGCTGCTGGCCAAGAGCCTTTTGCCCCTGCCGGAAAAGTTTCATGGCCTGAAGGATCAGGAGATGCGCTACCGCCAGCGGTATGTGGATCTGATTGTGAACCCCGAGGTGAAGGACACCTTTGTGCGGCGCAGCCGGATTTTGCGGGAGATCCGCGCCTACCTGGACGGCAAGGGCTTTTTGGAGGTGGACACCCCCATCCTTCTGCCGCTGGAGATCGGTGCGGCGGCCCGGCCCTTTGTGACCCACCACAACACCCTGGACATTGATATGTACCTGCGGGTGGAAACCGAACTCGCCCTGAAGCGGCTGATCGTGGGCGGCTTTGACCGGGTATACGAGGTGGGGCGCATTTTCCGCAACGAGGGCATGGACACCCGCCACAACCCCGAGTTCACCAGCATCGAGCTGTACCAGGCCTATACCGATTACAAGGGCATTATGGACCTGGTGGAAGATCTGTATAAGCATTTGGCGAAAACGGTGTGCGGCAGCCTGGTGATCCCCTACCAGGGCAAGCAGATCGACCTGGGGCACTGGGAGCGGCTGACCATGGCCGAGGCGGTAAAGCAGTATGCGGGCGTGGACTACTACGCCTGGGAGAGCGACGAGGCCGCCCGCGCCGACGCAAAGGCGCACCATGTGGAGGTGCCGGCCGACGCCACCAAGGGCGCGGTGCTGGTGGAGTTCTTCGACGCCTATGTGGAAGAGCATCTGATCCAACCCACCTTTATCTACGACTACCCGGTGGAGAACAGCCCCCTTGCCAAGCGCAAGGCGGACGACCCGGCCTTTACCGAGCGGTTTGAGTATTTCATCAACGCCACCGAGTTCGGCAACGCCTTCAGCGAGCTGAACGACCCCATTGACCAGAAAGGGCGGTTCGAGCGCCAGGTGGCGGCCCGCAAGGCCGCAAACCCCGCCGATACCTGCCAGGTGGATTACGACTATGTAAACGCGCTGGAATATGGCCTGCCCCCCACGGGCGGCCTGGGCTTTGGTGTGGACCGGCTCATCATGCTGCTCACCGATTCGGCCTCCATCCGGGATGTGCTGCTGTTCCCGACCATGAAGCCGGTGGAGTGA
- the greA_1 gene encoding transcription elongation factor GreA → MTRAGLKALEDELEELKTVRRKDVAEKIKVARGFGDLSENSEYDEAKNEQGFIESRIVQLEATLKHARVIDDDDLDLSVVSVGTHIKIVDEDGEAEEYDMTGSTEADPLNGKISDESPVGAALIGKKVGETAEVVLPNGGTVQYKILEIGRAAL, encoded by the coding sequence ATGACCCGCGCGGGCCTTAAGGCCCTGGAGGACGAACTGGAAGAACTCAAGACCGTCCGCCGCAAGGATGTGGCGGAAAAAATAAAGGTGGCCCGCGGCTTTGGCGACCTGTCGGAAAACAGCGAGTACGACGAGGCAAAAAACGAGCAGGGCTTCATTGAAAGCCGCATCGTTCAGCTGGAGGCCACCCTCAAGCACGCCCGCGTGATCGACGACGACGATCTGGACCTGAGCGTGGTTTCGGTGGGGACCCATATAAAGATTGTGGATGAGGACGGCGAAGCCGAGGAATACGATATGACCGGGTCCACCGAGGCAGACCCCCTGAACGGCAAGATCAGCGACGAAAGCCCGGTAGGCGCCGCGCTGATCGGCAAAAAGGTGGGCGAAACGGCCGAGGTGGTGCTGCCCAACGGCGGCACCGTTCAGTACAAAATCCTGGAGATCGGCCGCGCGGCGCTGTAA
- the fusA_2 gene encoding elongation factor G: MNYANTDIRNILVAGHAGCGKTTLVEALLYTTGAMERMGRVEDGNTTCDYDPEEAKRQASLNLAVAPVEYAGIKLNFLDVPGLFDFELGEYEGIQAAGSVLITVSARSGVTVGAEKAYHLAEKNGRSRVVFVSKMDLENANFYKILEELKSKFGPSVCPCVVPFRTPDGTVLYINLFSQKAFKYEGGKQVQVAMPDMAHRLDGLVEAMSEAVAETDDALMEKFFSGEPFTTEEIVQGLAKGCKSGMITPVFCGSAVNLQALDMLLYNLKVLLPSPAEVTPPVARTKEGAEVELACDPAAPAAAYVFRTVADPFVGKLSYVKVFSGTLKADTALVNARTGETERFGKLLALRGKRQTDAGSIGAGDIGAVTKLPAAQTGDTLCDPARVAALPAAAFPNPTLAMALRVVKKGDEGKIGAALARLMEEDRTLSYRVDPETAQQIISGLGEQHLDVVVAKLKAKFGVEVELSAPRVAYRESVRKKCKAQGRHKKQTGGHGQFGDVWIEFEPCDSEELVFEEKVFGGSVPRNYFPAVEKGLRQAAQHGVLAGYPVVGLKATLLDGSYHPVDSSEMAFVMAAKIAYKAALPEAGPVLLEPFGTLKAHVPGDNTGDIMGDVTKRRGRVLGMSPDEDGLQVVEAEVPMAEMQDFTTFMRQLTQGRGHFTLEFVRYEPLPANLEGKVIEEAKKLGNGAEEEE; encoded by the coding sequence ATGAATTACGCCAACACAGACATCCGCAACATTTTGGTGGCCGGTCACGCCGGCTGCGGCAAAACCACCCTGGTGGAAGCGCTGCTCTATACCACCGGCGCCATGGAGCGCATGGGGCGTGTGGAAGATGGCAATACCACATGCGATTACGACCCCGAAGAGGCAAAGCGCCAGGCTTCGCTGAACCTGGCGGTGGCTCCGGTGGAGTATGCCGGGATCAAGCTGAATTTTTTGGACGTTCCCGGCCTGTTCGATTTTGAGCTGGGCGAATATGAGGGCATTCAGGCCGCCGGCAGCGTGCTGATCACGGTGTCGGCCCGGTCGGGTGTGACCGTTGGCGCCGAGAAGGCGTATCATCTGGCCGAGAAAAACGGCCGCAGCCGGGTGGTCTTTGTGAGCAAGATGGACCTGGAGAACGCCAACTTTTACAAGATCCTGGAAGAACTTAAGAGCAAGTTCGGCCCGTCGGTCTGCCCCTGCGTGGTGCCCTTCCGCACGCCGGACGGCACGGTGCTGTACATCAACCTGTTCAGCCAGAAGGCTTTTAAGTACGAGGGCGGCAAGCAGGTGCAGGTGGCCATGCCGGACATGGCCCACCGGCTGGACGGCCTGGTGGAGGCCATGAGCGAGGCGGTGGCCGAGACCGACGACGCGCTGATGGAGAAGTTTTTCTCGGGCGAGCCCTTTACCACCGAAGAGATCGTGCAGGGGCTGGCCAAGGGCTGCAAGAGCGGCATGATCACCCCGGTGTTCTGTGGCAGCGCCGTGAACCTGCAGGCGCTGGATATGCTGTTGTATAACCTGAAGGTGCTGCTGCCGAGCCCCGCCGAGGTGACGCCCCCGGTGGCCCGCACAAAAGAGGGCGCCGAGGTGGAGCTGGCATGCGACCCGGCCGCCCCGGCGGCGGCCTACGTGTTCCGCACGGTGGCCGACCCCTTTGTGGGTAAGCTGAGTTATGTGAAGGTGTTCAGCGGCACCCTGAAGGCGGATACCGCCCTGGTGAATGCCCGCACGGGCGAGACCGAGCGCTTTGGCAAGCTGCTGGCGCTGCGCGGCAAGCGCCAGACCGACGCAGGCAGCATTGGCGCGGGCGACATTGGCGCGGTGACCAAGCTGCCCGCCGCCCAGACCGGCGATACCCTGTGCGACCCCGCCCGGGTGGCCGCGCTGCCGGCCGCCGCGTTCCCGAACCCCACCCTGGCCATGGCGCTGCGGGTGGTGAAAAAGGGAGACGAGGGCAAGATCGGCGCGGCGCTGGCCCGCCTGATGGAAGAGGACCGCACCCTGAGCTACCGGGTGGACCCCGAGACCGCGCAGCAGATCATCAGCGGCCTGGGCGAGCAGCACCTGGACGTGGTGGTGGCCAAGCTCAAGGCAAAGTTCGGCGTGGAGGTGGAGCTCAGCGCCCCCCGTGTAGCGTACCGCGAGTCGGTGCGCAAAAAATGCAAGGCGCAGGGCCGCCACAAAAAACAGACCGGCGGCCACGGCCAGTTCGGCGATGTGTGGATCGAGTTCGAGCCCTGCGACAGCGAGGAACTGGTATTTGAGGAAAAGGTGTTCGGCGGCAGCGTGCCCCGGAACTACTTCCCGGCGGTGGAAAAAGGCCTGCGGCAGGCCGCGCAGCACGGGGTGCTGGCCGGTTACCCGGTGGTGGGCCTGAAGGCCACCCTGCTGGACGGCAGCTATCACCCGGTGGATTCCAGCGAAATGGCGTTCGTGATGGCGGCCAAGATCGCCTACAAGGCGGCCCTGCCCGAGGCGGGCCCGGTGCTGCTGGAGCCTTTCGGCACCCTGAAAGCCCACGTTCCCGGCGACAACACCGGCGATATCATGGGCGATGTGACCAAGCGGCGCGGCCGCGTGCTGGGCATGAGCCCGGACGAGGACGGCCTGCAGGTGGTGGAGGCCGAGGTCCCCATGGCCGAAATGCAGGACTTCACCACCTTTATGCGGCAGCTCACCCAGGGCCGCGGGCATTTCACCCTGGAATTCGTGCGCTACGAGCCCCTGCCCGCCAACCTGGAGGGCAAGGTGATCGAGGAAGCAAAGAAACTGGGCAATGGCGCGGAGGAGGAGGAATAA